The following proteins come from a genomic window of Lolium rigidum isolate FL_2022 chromosome 5, APGP_CSIRO_Lrig_0.1, whole genome shotgun sequence:
- the LOC124653920 gene encoding phytosulfokines 2-like translates to MTRRCCTSSAPPLAALALLLLLCFSHCAAAARLFPASTAPLQDMGVIDVKAAGATSDGLAVLPAEGIKVGNGEEAVLEMTEDVEAEEAACEEGINGEECMQRRLLHDAHLDYIYTQRKGRP, encoded by the exons ATGACGAGACGCTGCTGTAcctcgtcggcgccgccgctcgcTGCTCTTGCCCTGCTTCTCCTCCTCTGCTTCTCCCACTGCGCGGCCGCCGCTCGCCTCTTCCCTGCCAGTACTGCTCCTCTCCAAG ACATGGGCGTCATCGACGTCAAGGCGGCCGGCGCTACGTCAGACGGGCTAGCAGTGCTTCCTGCGGAAGGTATCAAGGTCGGCAATGGCGAAGAGGCTGTCCTGGAGATGACGGAGGATGTCGAGGCGGAGGAGGCAGCGTGCGAGGAGGGGATCAACGGCGAGGAGTGCATGCAGAGGAGGCTGCTCCACGACGCGCACCTCGACTACATCTACACGCAGCGCAAGGGCAGGCCATGA